Proteins encoded by one window of Cannabis sativa cultivar Pink pepper isolate KNU-18-1 chromosome 4, ASM2916894v1, whole genome shotgun sequence:
- the LOC115713011 gene encoding uncharacterized protein LOC115713011, protein MAELKLSESKDLTRIERIGAHSHIRGLGLDSTLEPRLVSEGMVGQTAARKAAGVILQMIKEGKIAGRAVLLAGQPGTGKTAIAMGMAKSLGLETPFAMIAGSELFSLEMSKTEALMQAFRKAIGVRIKEDTEVIEGEVVEVQIDRPAVTGAASKTGKLTLKTTEMETVYDLGAKMIEALGKEKVQSGDIIAIDKASGKITKLGRSFSRSRDYDAMGPQTKFVQCPDGELQKRKEVVHCVTLHEIDVINSRTQGFLALFTGDTGEIRAEVREQIDTKVAEWREEGKAEIVPGVLFIDEVHMLDIECFSFLNRALENEMAPILVVATNRGITTIRGTTYKSPHGIPIDLLDRLLIISTQPYTEQEIRQILDIRCQEEEVDMSEEAKGLLTKIGVDTSLRYAINLITSGSLACLKRKGKTVELEDINRVYHLFLDVKRSTQYLMEFQNQYMFNNEDGEEDEVTAMQT, encoded by the exons ATGGCTGAACTAAAGCTCTCCGAGAGCAAGGACCTGACCCGAATAGAGCGAATAGGTGCACACTCCCACATTCGGGGTCTTGGCCTGGACTCAACATTAGAACCCCGTCTTGTCTCCGAGGGAATGGTTGGCCAAACGGCGGCCCGTAAGGCCGCCGGGGTCATTCTCCAGATGATTAAGGAAGGGAAAATAGCGGGTCGTGCCGTTCTGTTGGCGGGTCAACCCGGAACCGGAAAGACGGCTATCGCCATGGGTATGGCGAAGTCTCTGGGTTTGGAAACCCCTTTCGCTATGATTGCTGGGAGCGAGCTTTTCTCTCTCGAGATGTCCAAGACGGAAGCTTTAATGCAGGCCTTTCGTAAGGCCATTGGGGTGAGAATCAAGGAGGATACGGAGGTCATTGAGGGCGAGGTCGTTGAGGTTCAAATTGATCGGCCGGCGGTGACCGGAGCGGCCTCAAAGACTGGGAAATTGACATTGAAGACGACGGAGATGGAGACGGTGTACGATTTGGGAGCGAAGATGATTGAGGCATTGGGTAAGGAAAAGGTGCAGAGTGGAGATATCATCGCCATTGATAAGGCTTCCGGGAAAATTACCAAGCTTGGGAGGTCGTTTTCGAGGTCAAGGGACTACGATGCCATGGGACCCCAGACCAAGTTCGTGCAATGCCCAGATGGGGAGTTGCAGAAGCGTAAGGAGGTCGTTCACTGTGTCACACTTCATGAGATTGATGTTATCAATAGCAG AACTCAGGGATTTCTGGCCCTCTTCACTGGTGATACTGGTGAAATTCGTGCAGAAGTGAGGGAACAGATTGACACAAAAGTAGCAGAGTGGAGGGAAGAAGGGAAAGCAGAAATTGTACCAGGTGTCCTCTTTATCGATGAGGTGCATATGCTTGACATTGAATGCTTTTCGTTTCTAAATCGTGCACTAGAAAACGAGATGGCCCCCATATTAGTTGTAGCTACAAACAGAGGGATCACTACGATCCGGGGCACAACTTACAAATCTCCACATGGGATCCCTATAGATCTTCTTGATCGCCTACTCATAATCTCTACCCAACCTTACACAGAGCAGGAAATTCGCCAGATTCTAGATATAAGATGCCAGGAGGAAGAAGTAGATATGTCTGAAGAGGCAAAGGGTTTGTTGACCAAGATTGGAGTAGACACATCCTTGAGGTATGCCATCAATCTCATTACTTCCGGCTCACTAGCGTGTCTGAAGCGAAAGGGAAAGACTGTCGAATTGGAAGACATTAACCGTGTCTACCATCTGTTCTTAGATGTAAAGAGATCAACTCAGTATCTAATGGAGTTCCAAAATCAGTACATGTTCAATAATGAAGATGGAGAAGAAGATGAGGTTACTGCCATGCAGACATGA